The genomic DNA GATGGATCAGGTTTTCCAAAGGGAATAAATGTTAAATACCTTCCTGTAATGGTGCAAATTATAACTGTAGCTAACAAAATTGATCATGTCATGAGCACCAATACCAATATTTTTAACCTATTAAACGAGTTAATGGAAGAAGTAAGGGGAAATAAACTAAACCCAGCAATTGTTGTTCCATTTGTTAAATATCTTCTTCGTAGTCAATTAGGAAGAAAGGTACTTCTAAATGATGGGACAAAATGCGAGATCGTTTATATCTTCGAGCAGGAACCCTCACAACCACTTCTTTCCATCGAAGACGAAAATTCATATCTTGATTTACGTAAGCATCATAAGTTGAAGATAGTCAGCTCTGTGTAGTTGAAAACAAATGCACGTATCCTCCTAACTTAGAGCATACGTGCATTACCCTATTTCTTCGGTTGGTACTCTAATTCTTTAAACAATTCATTTAACTCTGCTTTTGTTAAGTCGCGCCACTGGCCTTTCGCTAGTCCATCTAAATGTATGTTCATAATTCTGACTCGCTGTAAACGTCGAACTTGGTATCCCAGTGCTGAGCACATCCGGCGTATTTGACGATTTAAACCTTGTGTTAAGATAATTCTAAAGACATTTTGAGAAATTTTTGTTACTTTACAAGGGAGTGTCTTCGTATTTAATATTTCTACACCTTCTGACATCTTCCTTAAGAAAGAGTCAGTAATGGGTTTGTCTACGGTAACGATATATTCTTTTTCATGCTTATTCTCTACTCGTAAAATCTCATTGACGATGTCTCCATCATTTGTAAGAAGGATGAGTCCCTCTGATTCTTTATCAAGTCTACCAATGTGAAAGATACGTAGTGGGTGGTTAACAAAATCGACGATATTTCCTTTCACTTGCCTTTCCGTTGTACTAGTAATCCCCACCGGTTTATTCAACGCTATGTATACTAGTTGTTCTTCTTTTGATATCGGCTTATTATCAACACGTACGTCATCGCCTGGCTCCACTTTACTCCCTAACTCAGCGACTATACCATTAATCGTCACTCGTTTGTCCTGAATCCATTTGTCTGCCTCGCGTCTTGAGGTAATCCCAGACTCACTAATAAATTTATTTATCCGCAAAAGTAACACACCTTACTATCAATAGTTTTTCTTACTATTTAATGTAACTCATTTATATATCCATATTCAAGGTTAAGAGAGTTTTGGATTGTACCATTATGGAGAAGATGATAAGAGATTTATACATCGGAGGTAAAGATATGAATGTTGCAATTATGGGGGCCGGGTTATCTGGATTAACTTGTGCAATCATGTTAGAACGACATGGGATACAACCGACAATATTTGAACATCGGAGCCAAGTAGGTGATCGTTTTGTAAATGGTGAGGCCTTTTTAAACTTATTAACGAGACCTGTAAATGATGTGTTTCAATACTTATCTGATGAGCATCAGTTATACCTTAAGCCGACTAGCTCGATTCAGCAGATAAACATTCATTCGCAAAAGGAAAAAGCTATTATCAATGAGCATATTGGTTTTTTAAGCATCAGAGGTCGACATGAGTTTTCATTAGAGAAACAACTAGCAAACCAAGTGAAATCAAAGATAGTTTTTAATTCGACTCACTCTTATGAAGAACTTTTAAGAGAATTTACCCATGTTATCATGGCTACTGGTGATGCAGCGTACTCAAATAAGCTTTTTAACTTTCGAGAGGCACTTTCAGCTACGTTAAAAGGAGCTACTGTTGAGGGGAAGTTCGAGCGTTGTGCTGTCCACGTTTGGTTGGATAATACATTAGCGCCAAAAGGGTATGGATATCTTCTACCTTTTTCTGACACAGAAGCTAATATAGTCATCGCGTACCCTGACCTTCCAGAAAATCAACAACAACAAATCATAAAGTACTGGGATCGTTTTTACGAGTGTGTTTGCCGTGAATTATCTCAATCGCTAAAAATAACTGATCAATTTCAAATTAAAAATTATCAAATGGGAATATGTAAATCAGCGAGAATTGGCAACACGTTTTTTACCGGCAATTGCTTTGGTACAGCGATGCCGTTTTTAGGATTTGGTCAATTTGAAGCGATTATGACGGGAATTTATGCAGCTAATGACCTGTGTGGATTTAGCAAATACGAAGAGTCTACAATGGATTTAAAAAATAGCTACGAGCATTCATTAACTCTACGACGCGGACTAGAAAAATTCAACAACGAAATGTATGATTTTGTTGTTAAGCATTTAGATGGCTATCTTGGTAAAAGGTTATTTCAACCAAGTCAACAAAATCCGTTGAAACTTGCGAGTTATTTGGTTCGGCCATTTATAAATAAAGATGGGTAATGAGTTGTAAAGAACTATCAATTAGCGATAGAATTTGTAAGAGGTGAATATATGGAAATGATTCGAGTAAAAGAATTAAAAAAATCTTACGGTTCCTTAAAAGCAGTCGATGGAGTCAGTTTAACTGTAAGTGAGGGCGAAATCTTTGGTCTATTAGGACCAAATGGGGCTGGAAAAACAACAACAATGGAAATGATGGAAGGTCTAAGAGATTTTGATGAAGGTGAAGTTATTATCAGTGGCCTCTCTGTAAAAAAGGACCGTAAAAAAGTAACGGAACATATCGGTGTTCAGCTTCAATCTACATCTATGTTTGATCTTTTAAAAGTAGAAGAAATTCTTAGGATGTATGCTAGCTTTTATAAAAAGAGAAAACCAGTTGACGAAATACTCGAGCAGATGAATCTGACAGAAAAAAGAAAAGCTGCTATCAAAGGTTTATCAGGTGGACAAAAGCAGAGACTAGCCATCGGATTAGCACTTATACATGATCCGAAAGTAATCTTTTTGGACGAGCCTACAACTGGTTTGGATCCACAAGCTAGAAGGGCATTATGGGATATTGTACTTAATTTAAAGCAGCAAGGGAAGACAATTGTGTTGTCTACCCACTACATGGAAGAGGCTTACGTACTGTGTGACCGTTTAGCGATTATGGATCAGGGGAAAATTATGGCTTTGGATACCCCGGATAATTTAATTGCTTCCCTTGAAATGGAATCGGCCATTCAATTCAAATGGGAGAATGAAGTACAACCATTAGAGTCGCTCCACCATATTACAAAGGTTACAACAATAAAAGACCAAGCTGTTCTTTATACGACTAATTTACAAGAAAGTTTAATTGCTTTGATTAAATTTACTGAATTAGAAAACATACAACTTCAGGACCTGCAAACAAGAAGAGCTACGTTAGAAGATGTATTCTTACAGTTGACAGGAAGGAGCCTACGAGAAGAATGAGTGCATACTGGCAGTTAACGTTAGCTCAATTAAAGCTATTTGCTCGTAATAAAGCAGTAATTTTTTGGACTACTTTTTTTCCATTATTCTTAATGATTGTGTTAGGATTATTCCTTGGTGGTGGAACTGGAACAACGATTAATGTCGCTTGGGTGGATCATGATAAGAGTGACTATTCTTTGATAATGAAAGATGTTTTTCTAGACGTAGAAGCTATCAACTTAAGTGAATGGAATGACATAGGTGATGCGAAGCGTGAAGTTGAAGATGGAAACATTTCGTTTGTTATTGAAATACAGCAAGGTTTTGCTCAGTTGATTGAGACAGAAGCAGAACTTCCAATTTTATCAGTCTACTATGATGAAACGAACCAATCGATTGCTCAATTAGGGTTTGCTATTATTGATCAAGCGGTTGATCAATTAAATAAACAGTTAACGAATTACCAAGAAGTTGTCTTTGTTGAACGTGAGGGATTAAAGTCTCTAGATCTCACCTACTTAGACTTCTTAGTTCCAGGAATTGCAGCGTTGATGATCTTATCTAGTAACTTAAATGGAGTTGCAGCGCAAATTTCATCTTGGCGTGAACGTGGTGTATTACGTAGAATGAAGTTAACAGGTTTGCCCGCAAGTACATTTGTGGGTGCACAAATTACAGCAAGGGCAATCTTAAATATTACTCAATCAATCTTAGTTATTAGCGTTGGGATTTTTCTCTTAGGTGCTCAGATGAATGGGAGTTGGTTCTTGTTATTGTTTTATCTTATTTTAGGAATTCTTGTGTTTATGTCATTAGGATTTTTAGTTGCCAACTTAGCAAAGACTCCTGAACATGCATCGCCAATCGCAGGATTTATTTCGTTTCCAATGTTTTTTTTAGGTGGGATTTTCTTTCCAATCACAAATATGCCTGATATCTTACAGCCTGTGATTGCGCTTATCCCGATCTCACATCTAGCAAATGTCTTAAGAGAAGTAATGAACGTGGGAGCAACGATGGGTGACCTGTTTCTACCAACAACTATTTTACTTGCTTGGTTCCTCGTTTGTTTTACAATTGCTTCAAAGACGTTTAAGTGGGAGTAAGTGAATGGAAAGAAGGTTTGATAATAGAGATCAAACCTTCTTTTACGAGATAAAAGAGAACTTTTACTCAATATATTCAAATACGGGGTTTGTAATTAACCCGGAACGTCTTATTTTAAGTTTAACGTCTACATTAATCTTGGCTCTAGCGAATTCCTGATTCCAATTGTCTTCATTTTTCTTGAAATTTTTATAATCTTGACGTTCCATATCTTCTCCAAAACCAAAGATATCAAGCTGGTATTCGTTTTGAAGAACTTCAATTGTTTGTTCAATTTCTCCCTCAAAAGCCTTAGCAATTTTGTTTTCAATGTCCAAATACGTATCCAACATAGTAACATCAACAGAACATTGTATTAGATCCATCCGACCTTCGAGGTCAATGTCAATATTAATATGTGGGATATCTTGTTTATAAGCAGCTTTTATCTTTCTCTTTGAACTAGTAATCCTTGCTGTCATGACCTTGTCGTTTGCACAGGCAGCTGTGATGGAAGTATTGTTTAATTTATCTTGAAGCAGAAGGAAGTTACGTATATCTTTGATAGGAAGAGTTCCTTTATACTCTAACTTCTCAAAGATTGCAAGGCCTTCTATTACAACAATTGTATCAATTTCTACTTTTTCCATATTCTCAAGCCTATTCCCCTTTTCAACTTCCCCTTCTACTTTATACATTGTAAGAACAGGCTCGCGACCGGTAGAGGAAAGTGCTCTTATAAGGTCTTTTAAACGATTATCCACATCTCCTCCCCATTCTTGGACCATTGTATCTGCTTGTGTATTAATTTTTAACGAGGAACTACGTTGAATTGGATACGTAACTTTTAACACATCATGGGCTTGTACATTATCAACTACTAAAACGTTAAAATCATTTCGGATTTCTCGGTCAGCCTCGAAAAAATCGATAAATTCGAGCATACCTTCTTCAACAATTTGTTTACTAAAAACCGCAATTCTCATATGTGAATACTTTAACTTACGTGTAAAACCTATGTTCATTTTTCGGGCTAGTTCGCCAACACTATCACCTTCTAAAGAAAAAATAATTGACGCTGATTGATCTCCCACATTCTCTGTTTGAAGTG from Anaerobacillus alkaliphilus includes the following:
- the rluF gene encoding 23S rRNA pseudouridine(2604) synthase RluF; this translates as MRINKFISESGITSRREADKWIQDKRVTINGIVAELGSKVEPGDDVRVDNKPISKEEQLVYIALNKPVGITSTTERQVKGNIVDFVNHPLRIFHIGRLDKESEGLILLTNDGDIVNEILRVENKHEKEYIVTVDKPITDSFLRKMSEGVEILNTKTLPCKVTKISQNVFRIILTQGLNRQIRRMCSALGYQVRRLQRVRIMNIHLDGLAKGQWRDLTKAELNELFKELEYQPKK
- a CDS encoding NAD(P)-binding protein yields the protein MNVAIMGAGLSGLTCAIMLERHGIQPTIFEHRSQVGDRFVNGEAFLNLLTRPVNDVFQYLSDEHQLYLKPTSSIQQINIHSQKEKAIINEHIGFLSIRGRHEFSLEKQLANQVKSKIVFNSTHSYEELLREFTHVIMATGDAAYSNKLFNFREALSATLKGATVEGKFERCAVHVWLDNTLAPKGYGYLLPFSDTEANIVIAYPDLPENQQQQIIKYWDRFYECVCRELSQSLKITDQFQIKNYQMGICKSARIGNTFFTGNCFGTAMPFLGFGQFEAIMTGIYAANDLCGFSKYEESTMDLKNSYEHSLTLRRGLEKFNNEMYDFVVKHLDGYLGKRLFQPSQQNPLKLASYLVRPFINKDG
- a CDS encoding ABC transporter ATP-binding protein is translated as MEMIRVKELKKSYGSLKAVDGVSLTVSEGEIFGLLGPNGAGKTTTMEMMEGLRDFDEGEVIISGLSVKKDRKKVTEHIGVQLQSTSMFDLLKVEEILRMYASFYKKRKPVDEILEQMNLTEKRKAAIKGLSGGQKQRLAIGLALIHDPKVIFLDEPTTGLDPQARRALWDIVLNLKQQGKTIVLSTHYMEEAYVLCDRLAIMDQGKIMALDTPDNLIASLEMESAIQFKWENEVQPLESLHHITKVTTIKDQAVLYTTNLQESLIALIKFTELENIQLQDLQTRRATLEDVFLQLTGRSLREE
- a CDS encoding Ger(x)C family spore germination protein, which codes for MKWYLVLLSILLLLTGCWDSEELNEISLVTGIAIDKGENYKYKLTVEVLNPPALQTENVGDQSASIIFSLEGDSVGELARKMNIGFTRKLKYSHMRIAVFSKQIVEEGMLEFIDFFEADREIRNDFNVLVVDNVQAHDVLKVTYPIQRSSSLKINTQADTMVQEWGGDVDNRLKDLIRALSSTGREPVLTMYKVEGEVEKGNRLENMEKVEIDTIVVIEGLAIFEKLEYKGTLPIKDIRNFLLLQDKLNNTSITAACANDKVMTARITSSKRKIKAAYKQDIPHINIDIDLEGRMDLIQCSVDVTMLDTYLDIENKIAKAFEGEIEQTIEVLQNEYQLDIFGFGEDMERQDYKNFKKNEDNWNQEFARAKINVDVKLKIRRSGLITNPVFEYIE
- a CDS encoding ABC transporter permease, with the protein product MSAYWQLTLAQLKLFARNKAVIFWTTFFPLFLMIVLGLFLGGGTGTTINVAWVDHDKSDYSLIMKDVFLDVEAINLSEWNDIGDAKREVEDGNISFVIEIQQGFAQLIETEAELPILSVYYDETNQSIAQLGFAIIDQAVDQLNKQLTNYQEVVFVEREGLKSLDLTYLDFLVPGIAALMILSSNLNGVAAQISSWRERGVLRRMKLTGLPASTFVGAQITARAILNITQSILVISVGIFLLGAQMNGSWFLLLFYLILGILVFMSLGFLVANLAKTPEHASPIAGFISFPMFFLGGIFFPITNMPDILQPVIALIPISHLANVLREVMNVGATMGDLFLPTTILLAWFLVCFTIASKTFKWE